One window from the genome of Brachionichthys hirsutus isolate HB-005 chromosome 19, CSIRO-AGI_Bhir_v1, whole genome shotgun sequence encodes:
- the ssna1 gene encoding microtubule nucleation factor SSNA1 isoform X1, with the protein MTQQAAALQTYNNELVKCIEDLCTKREELNRQIKLEDEEKDQLQHDIRVLTEKLSRVNESLAQRLAARATFDRTIAETEAAYTKVCILESSQSLLSVLKQEAGHLSKATEPRRKEHQLQ; encoded by the exons ATGACCCAAcaagctgctgctctgcagacGTACAACAACGAGCTTGTAAAAT GTATCGAGGACCTGTGCACCAAGCGGGAAGAGTTGAACCGTCAGATCAAGCTGGAGGACGAAGAGAAGGATCAGCTGCAGCACGACATCCGAGTCCTCACAGAGAAGCTGAGCCGAGTCAATGAGAGTCTGGCACAAAGACTCGCTGCCCGAGCCACCTTCGACCGCACCATTGCAGAGACGGAGGCTGCGTACACCAAGGTGTGC ATCTTGGAGAGTTCCCAGTCTCTGCTGAGTGTcctgaagcaggaagcaggacaTCTGAGTAAAGCCACAGAGCCGCGCAGGAAGGAGCACCAACTGCAATGA
- the tmem203 gene encoding transmembrane protein 203: MLFSLRELVQWLGFATFELFLHLLALLIFSMLVALRADMFAPTLSWWLVFAPLFAADGLSTYFTAIVSIRLYQENEKRLAVLRLLWVLTVLSLKLVCEVLLCQKLAEQEQARDLLFGLIVSPLFILLQLLMIRACRVN; encoded by the coding sequence ATGCTGTTCTCCCTGAGGGAGCTCGTCCAGTGGCTCGGCTTTGCCACCTTTGAACTCTTCCTCCACCTTCTCGCTTTGCTGATCTTCAGCATGCTAGTTGCGCTGCGAGCTGACATGTTCGCCCCCACGCTGAGCTGGTGGCTAGTTTTCGCCCCACTTTTTGCCGCCGACGGCCTGAGCACCTACTTCACGGCCATTGTGTCCATCCGCCTCTACCAGGAGAACGAGAAGCGCCTGGCGGTGCTGCGGCTGCTCTGGGTGCTGACCGTGCTCAGCCTgaagctggtgtgcgaggtgcTGCTGTGCCAGAAGCTGGCCGAGCAGGAGCAAGCCAGAGACCTGCTGTTCGGCCTCATCGTCTCGCCGCTCTTCAtcttgctgcagctgctgatgaTACGAGCTTGTCGTGTGAACTGA
- the tprn gene encoding taperin: MSGGGEVRVLCQEAGQESPRMPAWKREILERRKAKGGGSGGAGAADTSPGGAGPQRANGETTGNASGGSGRNYTITPASSYFTNKEPRPAAPGRTRSEEGSRQESLVLQDSLGPLEENPFIKLEKERRRRQEQENAARPVQHILELYGSAPGVRTIRAENIIIIESDPDYLPGAGGANRGSQWQHNGVSSSSSLDDLLERRGGAVTEIRAQEVVIYDTGLSRSEENLSTLGRPGHVSSQEAGAGLGRVSRMLRKFDSNYGKLQKKSRSTENLLDLDGGAGGRPRPRPKPQPDPVPTPVFQSPRSSRPKPQVSEEGGPRPPAPPALPPQPVSSFRHRLEENGGRGAPVIPRDEVDKGPSGPTREGSWEGEEVPPKPTVPCSPENLRARAESPPSHVASTVSRSSPDFEIRPSPKPDLAQIPDGDPQALALANLRLQSRNSFTVIPKRRLVPSSAAGSQTASAPNTSPPSHGTTEEPAAGGPTSHAPMLDAMTKRNEEEPQETEVKTPARPSGPGPSPPPVGAGPPSTSEPSSPPPASGSPPAAPSPPSSPAPSPALEQPPADHLPVTNIDEIDVEPPQRPPAPAPSPTAQRRKGTTFTVVPKRRVEPAAQPGSPEPQQELSGAAPGGSTPPPAPYAQLGSLLKKRYPAVEEIEVVGGYLALAKPCLCRAGCTGKKLKISFNETSLQSTYEYPSESSVWDSGEEEEDEEEKPDEQPSMVGRIHIPRPSFASSPTHAPSNDLSSYVPKHSVDFSAWQEHMHDDGAYQDAAAPQQTPRTEEVMLTPADSSSLSDYSSEPALYF, from the exons ATGTCCGGCGGAGGAGAGGTGCGCGTCCTCTGCCAAGAGGCCGGGCAAGAGAGCCCGAGGATGCCGGCCTGGAAGCGAGAGATCCTGGAGAGGAGGAAAGCGAAAGGCGGCGGGTCTGGAGGAGCCGGTGCCGCGGACACAAGCCCCGGAGGTGCGGGCCCGCAGCGGGCCAACGGCGAGACGACGGGAAACGCGAGCGGTGGGTCCGGCCGGAACTACACCATCACCCCGGCCAGCTCGTACTTCACGAACAAAGAGCCGCGACCGGCGGCCCCCGGGAGGACGCGCTCAGAGGAGGGCAGCAGGCAGGAGAGCCTGGTGCTCCAGGACAGCCTGGGGCCGCTGGAGGAGAACCCGTTCATCAAGCTGGAGAAGGAGCGGAGGAGGCGGCAGGAGCAGGAGAACGCCGCCCGCCCGGTGCAGCACATCCTGGAGCTGTACGGCAGCGCGCCCGGGGTCCGGACCATCCGCGCGgagaacatcatcatcatcgagtCCGATCCGGATTACCTGccgggagctggaggagcgAACCGCGGCTCCCAGTGGCAGCACAACGGCGTGAGCAGCTCCAGCTCTCTGGACGACCTGCTGGAGCGGAGAGGCGGCGCCGTGACCGAGATCCGAGCCCAGGAGGTGGTCATCTACGACACCGGGCTCAGCAGGAGCGAGGAGAACCTGAGCACCTTGGGGCGCCCCGGTCACGTGTCCTCGCAGGAGGCCGGGGCGGGCCTGGGCCGGGTCAGCCGGATGTTGCGGAAATTCGACAGCAACTACGGGAAGCTGCAGAAGAAGTCCCGCAGCACGGAGAACCTGCTGGACCTCGATGGCGGCGCCGGCGGCAGGCCGAGACCTCGGCCCAAGCCGCAGCCAGATCCGGTGCCAACGCCCGTCTTCCAGAGCCCCCGGTCCTCCAGACCAAAGCCCCAGGTCTCTGAGGAGGGCGGCCCACGGCCGCCCGCCCCGCCCGCCCTGCCCCCTCAGCCCGTGTCTTCCTTCCGCCACAGGCTTGAGGAGAACGGGGGCCGCGGTGCGCCTGTCATCCCCAGAGACGAAGTGGACAAGGGGCCGAGCGGTCCCACCAGAGAGGGAAgctgggagggggaggaggttCCACCCAAACCCACGGTGCCATGCTCTCCGGAGAACCTTCGCGCACGTGCCGAGTCCCCTCCGAGCCACGTAGCGTCCACGGTGTCTCGCTCCTCGCCTGACTTCGAGATCCGCCCCTCCCCAAAGCCGGACCTGGCCCAAATCCCCGATGGGGACCCCCAGGCACTGGCCCTCGCGAACCTTCGCCTGCAGTCCCGGAACTCTTTCACAGTGATCCCCAAGCGGCGTCTTGTTCCATCGTCTGCAGCAGGTAGCCAAACGGCGTCCGCTCCCAACacgtcccccccctcccacggGACGACAGAGGAGCCCGCAGCAGGAGGGCCAACCTCCCACGCCCCGATGCTCGATGCGATGACGAAGAGGAACGAGGAGGAACCGCAGGAGACGGAGGTGAAGACGCCAGCGAGGCCATCCGGGCCTGGACCTTCTCCCCCTCCTGTTGGCGCCGGCCCCCCGTCGACTTCAGAGCCTTCGTCCCCACCTCCTGCTTCCGGTTCCCCACCCGCCGCCCCCTCACCCCCTTCCTCACCTGCCCCCTCCCCGGCTCTCGAGCAGCCTCCTGCCGATCACCTGCCTGTAACAAACATTGATGAAATTGACGTGGAGCCTCCTcagcgcccccccgcccccgcgccCAGCCCCACGGCGCAGCGGAGGAAGGGGACCACCTTCACCGTGGTGCCTAAACGTAGGGTGGAGCCCGCGGCCCAGCCGGGCTCGCCGGAGCCGCAGCAGGAGCTTTCAGGTGCGGCTCCGGGGGGGTCCACGCCTCCGCCGGCGCCGTACGCTCAGCTGGGCTCCCTGCTGAAGAAACGCTATCCTGCCGTGGAGGAGATCGAGGTCGTCGGGGGCTACCTCGCCCTCGCAAAGCCCTGCCTGTGCAGGGCCGGCTGCACGGGCAAAAAG CTCAAGATCTCTTTCAACGAGACGAGCCTCCAGAGCACATACGAGTATCCGTCGGAGAGCAGTGTGTGGgacagtggagaggaggaggaggatgaggaggagaaaccagACGAACAGCCGAGCATGGTGGGACGCATCCACATCCCTCGACCTAGTTTCGCCAGCTCGCCCACACACGCGCCCAGCAACG ACCTTTCCAGCTATGTTCCCAAGCACTCCGTAGACTTCAGCGCCTGGCAGGAGCACATGCACGACGACGGCGCTTACCAGGACGCCGCCGCCCCCCAGCAGACCCCGAGGACAGAGGAGGTCATG ctcACCCCGGCCGACAGCTCCTCCCTGTCCGACTACAGCAGCGAGCCAGCGCTTTACTTCTGA
- the ssna1 gene encoding microtubule nucleation factor SSNA1 isoform X2 — protein MTQQAAALQTYNNELVKCIEDLCTKREELNRQIKLEDEEKDQLQHDIRVLTEKLSRVNESLAQRLAARATFDRTIAETEAAYTKILESSQSLLSVLKQEAGHLSKATEPRRKEHQLQ, from the exons ATGACCCAAcaagctgctgctctgcagacGTACAACAACGAGCTTGTAAAAT GTATCGAGGACCTGTGCACCAAGCGGGAAGAGTTGAACCGTCAGATCAAGCTGGAGGACGAAGAGAAGGATCAGCTGCAGCACGACATCCGAGTCCTCACAGAGAAGCTGAGCCGAGTCAATGAGAGTCTGGCACAAAGACTCGCTGCCCGAGCCACCTTCGACCGCACCATTGCAGAGACGGAGGCTGCGTACACCAAG ATCTTGGAGAGTTCCCAGTCTCTGCTGAGTGTcctgaagcaggaagcaggacaTCTGAGTAAAGCCACAGAGCCGCGCAGGAAGGAGCACCAACTGCAATGA
- the alad gene encoding delta-aminolevulinic acid dehydratase, which produces MQTPAESILHGGYFHPTLRFWQTCSADLRADNLIYPIFVTDSADAVEPISSLPGQARYGVNALERTLRPLVEDGLRCVLIFGVPSKMEKDDTGSGADADETPAVLAVKKIRSLFPELLVACDVCLCPYTSHGHCGILNEDGTLNNDASCLRLAEVALAYARAGCHIIAPSDMMDGRVRAIKQALTSNGLGNKASVLSYSAKFASCYYGPFRDAAQSKPAFGDRRCYQLPPGARGLALRAVERDVREGADMLMVKPGLPYLDIVREVKDKFPSHPLAVYNVSGEFAMMWHGAQAGAFDLRAAVMEAMTAFRRAGADIIITYFTPQLLSWLKA; this is translated from the exons ATGCAGACGCCGGCGGAGTCCATTCTCCACGGCGGCTATTTCCACCCGACGCTCCGATTCTGGCAGACTTGCTCTGCTGACTTGCGAGCTGACAATCTCATCTACCCGATCTTTGTCAC AGACAGTGCCGATGCGGtggagccaatcagcagcctgcCAGGACAGGCCAG GTACGGGGTGAACGCGCTGGAGCGCACGCTGAGGCCGCTAGTGGAGGACGGCTTGAGATGCGTGCTGATATTTGGCGTTCCTTCCAAAATGGAAAAG gatgacACGGGGTCCGGTGCCGACGCAGACGAGACGCCGGCTGTCCTGGCGGTGAAGAAGATCCGGTCTTTGTTCCCGGAGCTGCTGGTGGCGTGCGACGTCTGCTTGTGTCCCTACACGTCACACGGACACTGCG GTATCCTGAACGAGGACGGGACTCTGAACAACGACGCCAGCTGCCTCCGCCTGGCCGAGGTGGCGCTGGCCTACGCTCGGGCCG GCTGTCACATCATCGCTCCCTCTgacatgatggatggaaggGTCCGAGCCATAAAACAAGCGCTGACATCCAACGGCCTGGGAAACAAG gcttCAGTGCTGAGCTACAGTGCAAAGTTTGCCTCTTGCTATTACGGCCCCTTCAG AGATGCTGCGCAGTCCAAACCCGCGTTCGGCGACCGGCGCTGCTATCAGCTGCCCCCCGGAGCCAGAGGCCTCGCCCTCCGAGCCGTG GAGCGAGACGTGAGGGAAGGCGCCGACATGCTGATGGTGAAGCCGGGCCTGCCGTACCTGGACATCGTGAGAGAGGTCAAAGACAAG TTCCCCTCGCACCCCCTGGCTGTGTACAACGTGTCGGGGGAGTTTGCCATGATGTGGCACGGAGCGCAGGCCGGAGCCTTTGACCTGAGGGCAGCGGTGATGGAGGCCATGACCGCCTTCCGCCGGGCAG GcgctgacatcatcatcacctacTTCACGCCGCAGCTGCTCAGCTGGCTGAAGGCGTGA